One Eurosta solidaginis isolate ZX-2024a chromosome 5, ASM4086904v1, whole genome shotgun sequence DNA segment encodes these proteins:
- the mRpS26 gene encoding small ribosomal subunit protein mS26, giving the protein MLRTTTGILSRLSLNETKTASTTFSLEFVRWRRKPRWLPKAKSKLFRVPERKRQDPDEKAELKRINNNYKTQMRSIRKYLREEVVRLNVTTTADHFVLTAEQEEAEFQNCIQENEAWNQKIAAERNERILKERESKAAIIRERLEAARLREEEKFERAEEIVRREKELAKTFINHENLDVAIEQALANPVDYNFSLDLKGNIYRGRKTLPDGSGTPVASGGINESDLQKTIEAQN; this is encoded by the exons ATGCTGCGGACAACTACCGGCATTTTATCACGCCTCTCATTGAATGAGACAAAAACCGCCAGCACCACATTTTCACTAGAATTTGTTCGTTGGCGCAGAAAACCTCGTTGGCTGCCTAAAGCGAAGAGTAAATTATTTCGTGTGCCCGAACGCAAACGGCAAGATCCAGATGAAAAAGCAGAATTAAAGCGGATAAATAATAACTACAA GACACAAATGCGCTCAATACGAAAATATCTACGCGAGGAGGTAGTACGTTTGAATGTCACAACCACCGCTGACCACTTTGTTCTTACAGCCGAACAAGAAGAAGCGGAATTCCAAAATTGTATTCAAGAGAATGAGGCTTGGAATCAAAAGATCGCTGCCGAACGAAATGAACGCATATTAAAGGAACGTGAAAGTAAGGCAGCTATAATACGAGAACGTCTAGAGGCGGCACGTTTACGAGAAGAAGAAAAATTTGAACGCGCCGAAGAGATTGTGCGACGTGAAAAGGAGTTGGCTAAGACATTTATAAACCACGAAAATCTTGATGTTGCTATAGAACAAGCTTTAGCTAATCCTGTAGATTACAACTTTTCACTGGATTTGAAAGGCAACATTTATCGAGGACGTAAAACGTTACCTGATGGTAGTGGTACACCTGTAGCGAGTGGTGGTATAAACGAATCTGATTTGCAAAAAACAATTGaagcacaaaattaa
- the Polr3D gene encoding DNA-directed RNA polymerase III subunit RPC4 isoform X2: MNGSSATVTPPAIHKLSSLKPVRDLTLGGRGGAAGANAASKKVFMPNLNVVRNKNTNVKTSKDTTARGGRGGRGARSGRGSGSGTRGGRGGAAGNTNASLIQTTGVFSEGAGAINIRKASSGGSSFGGGRSTDDAPSQMRKPTIIKSENLKKNDIKADDEYVRELLGDTEEDDFGDDKTDLEQKPVKLNEESTINIAQKIQKMSVKQQLLTNRALMRYPASVCELLDLTPSQLLLLQLPDALPCEEDFEEVADKQTHYIKNSVDDLPSTSKSSPTPKAPPKRLSLKEMEEGKIGKLLRYKSGKVKLVFGDTYFDLNMGMETGFLQDLMSINTNREERSGNMINLGPIQAKLTATPDWEHLMEQEERRQRQKPA, translated from the exons ATGAATGGTAGCTCTGCAACAGTCACACCACCAGCAATCCACAAGCTGTCATCATTAAAACCAGTCCGTGATTTAACCTTGGGCGGGCGAGGTGGGGCAGCTGGCGCCAATGCAGCGTCAAAGAAGGTTTTCATGCCCAACCTCAATGTGGTGCGAAACAAAAACAC aaATGTTAAAACATCAAAAGACACAACGGCACGTGGCGGACGTGGTGGTCGAGGTGCGCGCAGTGGACGTGGCAGCGGCAGTGGGACGCGTGGAGGACGTGGTGGTGCTGCTGGTAACACTAATGCATCACTTATACAAACTACTGGAGTCTTCTCGGAAGGTGCTGGTGCAATTAACATACGCAAAGCAAGTTCGGGGGGTTCTAGCTTCGGCGGCGGTCGTAGCACTGATGATGCTCCATCGCAAATGCGTAAACCAACAATAATCAAaagtgaaaatcttaaaaaaaatgatataaaaGCTGATGATGAATATGTGCGTGAACTACTTGGTGATACTGAAGAGGATGATTTTGGAGATGATAAGACTGATTTGGAGCAGAAACCGGTTAAGTTGAATGAGG AATCTACTATCAACATTGCACAGAAAATCCAAAAAATGTCTGTTAAACAACAACTGCTCACAAACCGTGCCTTGATGCGTTATCCTGCTTCAGTTTGTGAGTTATTAGATTTGACACCATCACAGCTTTTGCTGCTACAG CTACCAGATGCATTACCATGTGAAGAAGATTTCGAAGAAGTTGCGGACAAACAGACACATTacattaaaaat AGCGTTGACGATCTACCCTCTACTTCAAAAAGTTCACCCACTCCAAAAGCGCCACCAAAACGTTTATCGCTCAAAGAAATGGAAGAAGGTAAAATAGGCAAACTACTAAGATATAAATCCGGCAAAGTAAAATTAGTTTTCGGTGATACATATTTCGATTTAAATATGGGCATGGAAACGGGTTTTCTACAG GACCTTATGTCGATTAACACAAATCGTGAGGAACGTAGTGGTAATATGATTAATTTAGGACCCATACAAGCCAAGTTGACCGCCACACCCGATTGGGAACATTTAATGGAACAAGAGGAGCGACGGCAGCGGCAAAAGCCAGCATAG
- the Polr3D gene encoding DNA-directed RNA polymerase III subunit RPC4 isoform X1 encodes MNGSSATVTPPAIHKLSSLKPVRDLTLGGRGGAAGANAASKKVFMPNLNVVRNKNTNVKTSKDTTARGGRGGRGARSGRGSGSGTRGGRGGAAGNTNASLIQTTGVFSEGAGAINIRKASSGGSSFGGGRSTDDAPSQMRKPTIIKSENLKKNDIKADDEYVRELLGDTEEDDFGDDKTDLEQKPVKLNEAKWKPIKVELNLEKLDAKIKDEAPENLENAESTINIAQKIQKMSVKQQLLTNRALMRYPASVCELLDLTPSQLLLLQLPDALPCEEDFEEVADKQTHYIKNSVDDLPSTSKSSPTPKAPPKRLSLKEMEEGKIGKLLRYKSGKVKLVFGDTYFDLNMGMETGFLQDLMSINTNREERSGNMINLGPIQAKLTATPDWEHLMEQEERRQRQKPA; translated from the exons ATGAATGGTAGCTCTGCAACAGTCACACCACCAGCAATCCACAAGCTGTCATCATTAAAACCAGTCCGTGATTTAACCTTGGGCGGGCGAGGTGGGGCAGCTGGCGCCAATGCAGCGTCAAAGAAGGTTTTCATGCCCAACCTCAATGTGGTGCGAAACAAAAACAC aaATGTTAAAACATCAAAAGACACAACGGCACGTGGCGGACGTGGTGGTCGAGGTGCGCGCAGTGGACGTGGCAGCGGCAGTGGGACGCGTGGAGGACGTGGTGGTGCTGCTGGTAACACTAATGCATCACTTATACAAACTACTGGAGTCTTCTCGGAAGGTGCTGGTGCAATTAACATACGCAAAGCAAGTTCGGGGGGTTCTAGCTTCGGCGGCGGTCGTAGCACTGATGATGCTCCATCGCAAATGCGTAAACCAACAATAATCAAaagtgaaaatcttaaaaaaaatgatataaaaGCTGATGATGAATATGTGCGTGAACTACTTGGTGATACTGAAGAGGATGATTTTGGAGATGATAAGACTGATTTGGAGCAGAAACCGGTTAAGTTGAATGAGG CCAAGTGGAAACCAATTAAAGTCGAGTTGAACCTTGAAAAGTTAGATGCTAAAATAAAAGATGAAGCTCCTGAAAATCTCGAAAATGCTG AATCTACTATCAACATTGCACAGAAAATCCAAAAAATGTCTGTTAAACAACAACTGCTCACAAACCGTGCCTTGATGCGTTATCCTGCTTCAGTTTGTGAGTTATTAGATTTGACACCATCACAGCTTTTGCTGCTACAG CTACCAGATGCATTACCATGTGAAGAAGATTTCGAAGAAGTTGCGGACAAACAGACACATTacattaaaaat AGCGTTGACGATCTACCCTCTACTTCAAAAAGTTCACCCACTCCAAAAGCGCCACCAAAACGTTTATCGCTCAAAGAAATGGAAGAAGGTAAAATAGGCAAACTACTAAGATATAAATCCGGCAAAGTAAAATTAGTTTTCGGTGATACATATTTCGATTTAAATATGGGCATGGAAACGGGTTTTCTACAG GACCTTATGTCGATTAACACAAATCGTGAGGAACGTAGTGGTAATATGATTAATTTAGGACCCATACAAGCCAAGTTGACCGCCACACCCGATTGGGAACATTTAATGGAACAAGAGGAGCGACGGCAGCGGCAAAAGCCAGCATAG